The following proteins are co-located in the Conyzicola lurida genome:
- a CDS encoding bifunctional PIG-L family deacetylase/class I SAM-dependent methyltransferase codes for MVSFDSTLPGTSAATWRDDGRLATLPALDLTGIDRLVVVAAHPDDETLGAGALIAESARRGLGVTVVIVTDGAASHPASTTTGADRLRAFRADEATAAIRALAPDATLHRLDFPDGAVLENRAAVTEAVARLLDATAGTVLLASTWRGDGHRDHRIVGEICAELASSRASRFVEYPVWLWHWASPDHPDVPWSELVAISPDAAVLAAKTAAIAAHVSQVTPLSDLPGDEAVLLPDFLEHFRGDREVYIAPAPALDRGYFDDLYTRHEDPWGFTDRWYEQRKRAITLASLPEERYGSVLEIGCSIGVLTAQLAPRSVSLLAVDVSEIAVARARERLAGADHVTIETADIQAGFPAGPFDLVVLSEVGYYFTPAALARVVDDAVASLAPGGTLIACHWRHVVDDYTMTGDDVHAIVAERVGMPRLAHHDEDDFRIDVYSADGRSVAARTGLR; via the coding sequence ATGGTGAGCTTCGACTCCACGCTGCCCGGCACCTCCGCCGCCACCTGGCGCGATGACGGCCGGCTCGCCACCCTGCCCGCGCTCGACCTGACCGGCATCGACCGGCTCGTCGTGGTGGCCGCCCACCCCGACGACGAGACGCTCGGCGCCGGCGCGCTCATCGCCGAGAGCGCGCGTCGCGGACTCGGCGTCACCGTCGTGATCGTCACGGACGGCGCGGCGTCGCACCCCGCGTCGACCACCACGGGCGCCGACCGGCTGCGCGCCTTCCGCGCCGACGAGGCGACGGCGGCGATACGGGCGCTCGCGCCCGACGCCACGCTGCACCGCCTCGACTTCCCCGACGGCGCCGTGCTCGAGAACCGTGCCGCGGTGACCGAGGCCGTCGCGCGCCTGCTCGACGCCACGGCCGGCACGGTGCTGCTCGCCTCCACCTGGCGCGGAGACGGTCACCGCGACCACCGCATCGTCGGCGAGATCTGCGCGGAGCTCGCCTCGTCCCGCGCCTCCCGGTTCGTCGAATACCCGGTCTGGCTCTGGCACTGGGCGTCGCCCGACCACCCCGACGTGCCGTGGTCCGAGCTCGTCGCGATCTCCCCCGACGCCGCGGTGCTGGCAGCCAAGACGGCGGCCATCGCCGCCCACGTCTCCCAGGTGACCCCGCTGAGCGACCTCCCCGGCGACGAGGCGGTGCTGCTGCCCGACTTCCTCGAGCACTTCCGCGGCGACCGAGAGGTGTACATCGCCCCGGCTCCCGCCCTCGACCGCGGCTACTTCGACGACCTGTACACCCGCCACGAGGACCCGTGGGGCTTCACCGACCGCTGGTACGAGCAGCGTAAGCGCGCGATCACCCTCGCCAGCCTGCCCGAGGAGCGCTACGGCTCCGTGCTCGAGATCGGCTGCTCGATCGGCGTGCTCACGGCGCAGCTCGCCCCGCGCAGCGTCTCCCTTCTCGCCGTCGACGTCTCCGAGATCGCCGTCGCCCGCGCCCGCGAACGGCTCGCCGGGGCCGACCACGTCACGATCGAGACCGCGGACATCCAGGCGGGCTTCCCAGCAGGCCCCTTCGACCTCGTCGTGCTGAGCGAGGTCGGGTACTACTTCACTCCCGCCGCGCTCGCCCGCGTGGTCGACGACGCGGTCGCGTCCCTCGCACCCGGCGGCACCCTGATCGCCTGCCACTGGCGCCACGTCGTCGACGACTACACGATGACCGGCGACGACGTGCACGCGATCGTCGCCGAGAGGGTCGGGATGCCGCGGCTGGCGCACCACGACGAAGACGACTTCCGCATCGACGTGTACAGCGCCGACGGCCGCTCGGTCGCGGCCCGGACGGGCCTGCGATGA
- a CDS encoding glycosyltransferase translates to MIPAAVLVVIPARDEEALVARCLDSVTEATRVLHARYPDLAVSVLVVADSCLDATARIARGYPGVEVLEIDAANVGIARATGVRQLLASSGPLADRLWIANTDADSVVPRRWLLEQVELAESGHRLVVGTVSPDLADLSPAQVSAVRASQPDGVPIANGHVHGANLGLRADVYLEAGGFTGLPEHEDVALVDRCVALGVVPHASNRADVLTSGRQVGRTPGGFARYLRVDLLAEPAPL, encoded by the coding sequence ATGATTCCCGCCGCCGTGCTCGTCGTCATCCCCGCCCGTGACGAGGAGGCCCTCGTGGCCCGCTGCCTCGACTCCGTGACCGAGGCGACGCGGGTGCTGCACGCCCGCTACCCCGACCTCGCGGTCTCGGTGCTCGTGGTGGCCGACTCCTGCCTCGACGCGACCGCGCGGATCGCGCGCGGCTACCCCGGGGTCGAGGTGCTCGAGATCGACGCGGCGAACGTCGGGATCGCCCGTGCCACCGGCGTGCGGCAGCTGCTCGCGTCATCCGGCCCCCTCGCCGACCGGCTGTGGATCGCCAACACCGACGCCGACTCCGTCGTGCCGCGCCGCTGGCTTCTCGAACAGGTGGAGCTCGCCGAGAGCGGCCACCGGCTCGTCGTCGGCACCGTGTCCCCCGACCTGGCCGACCTCAGCCCCGCGCAGGTGTCCGCGGTCAGGGCCAGCCAGCCCGACGGCGTGCCGATCGCCAACGGCCACGTGCACGGCGCCAACCTCGGCCTGCGCGCCGACGTCTACCTCGAGGCGGGCGGCTTCACCGGCCTGCCCGAGCACGAGGACGTCGCCCTGGTCGACCGCTGCGTGGCGCTCGGCGTCGTGCCGCACGCCAGCAACCGCGCCGACGTGCTCACCTCCGGCAGACAGGTCGGGCGCACCCCGGGCGGATTCGCCCGGTACCTGCGCGTCGATCTGCTGGCCGAACCGGCACCCCTGTAA
- a CDS encoding Dps family protein yields MSTIERNVQAPADGGAKPTRRQNAEKGFTASKILVESMQRVHVDLIELHLQGKQAHWNVVGKNFRDLHLQLDEIVEEVREFSDTVAERLRALHAVPDGRSDTVAAGTSLPEYPNGEIDTADTVDLITQRLEATVGTMREVHDDVDDEDPTSADILHGIIERLEQFAWMVSAENRKPATSPSKKG; encoded by the coding sequence ATGTCCACCATCGAACGCAATGTCCAGGCCCCCGCCGACGGAGGCGCCAAGCCCACCCGTCGCCAGAACGCCGAGAAGGGCTTCACCGCCTCGAAGATCCTCGTCGAGAGCATGCAGCGCGTCCACGTCGACCTGATCGAACTGCACCTGCAGGGAAAGCAGGCGCACTGGAACGTCGTCGGCAAGAACTTCCGCGACCTGCACCTGCAGCTCGACGAGATCGTCGAGGAGGTGCGCGAATTCAGCGACACCGTCGCCGAGCGCCTGCGCGCCCTGCACGCCGTGCCGGACGGACGCAGCGACACCGTCGCGGCCGGAACCAGCCTGCCCGAGTACCCGAACGGCGAGATCGACACCGCGGACACCGTCGACCTGATTACCCAGCGCCTCGAAGCTACGGTCGGTACCATGCGGGAAGTGCACGACGACGTGGACGACGAAGACCCCACGAGCGCCGACATCCTGCACGGCATCATCGAGCGCCTCGAGCAGTTCGCCTGGATGGTCTCCGCCGAGAACCGCAAGCCCGCTACATCACCCTCGAAGAAAGGCTGA
- a CDS encoding glycoside hydrolase family 15 protein, whose amino-acid sequence MARRTTAPPASRDSGYVDLRSYGAIGDGRTVALIAEDGSVDWLPIPSLDSIPVFARLLDADGGGAIALAPVEPFTVKRRYVPATNVLETTFTTDSGVARVTDALVTGVAGRLPWVELARRIEGVDGDVKFRWKVAPGSRLGSASPWIDVTTHGQVIRIDGVTIAVRGIDNGARRSGNQAIAGTFTTAAGSLHQVTVVGTSNEPLHLPDPGNVDRGIDRTIENWRAWSREFNYDGPWSDAVQRSALALKLLIFSPTGAIAAAATTSLPESLAGGKNWDYRFAWVRDLAYTVTALIRFGLREETHGSVSWLLRTIRDNGPDLHVFYTLDGDVPSGVEEHDMAGWRGNKPVVTGNPAGGQLQLGVYGDLFDVMRRYVEAGNILDAETGRLLAEVADTTCDAWHRQDHGMWELPDVHHYTSSKMGCWSALDNAVKLCELGQIPGSAARWAAERDAIKEWVEENCWSEERQAYTFYAGSDDLDASILLHGPSGFERGPRMASTIDAIRDELGAGPLLYRYSGVQAEEATFVSCAFWAAAALACVGRQDDAVALMDELVDLGNDVGLYSEMIDAESHAFLGNFPQGLSHLALVNTAITIEELSRD is encoded by the coding sequence TTGGCACGCCGCACCACCGCCCCGCCCGCCAGCAGAGACTCCGGATACGTGGATCTGCGTTCGTACGGGGCGATCGGTGACGGCCGTACCGTCGCTCTGATCGCCGAGGACGGCTCCGTCGACTGGCTGCCGATCCCGAGTCTCGACTCGATACCGGTGTTCGCCCGGCTGCTCGACGCCGACGGGGGCGGAGCCATCGCGCTCGCCCCCGTCGAGCCGTTCACGGTGAAGCGCCGCTACGTACCGGCGACCAACGTGCTCGAGACCACGTTCACCACGGATTCCGGCGTGGCCCGGGTCACCGACGCTCTCGTCACCGGCGTCGCGGGTCGCCTGCCGTGGGTGGAGCTCGCCCGCCGCATCGAGGGTGTCGACGGCGACGTGAAGTTCCGCTGGAAGGTCGCACCCGGCTCCCGCCTCGGCAGTGCCTCCCCGTGGATCGACGTCACGACGCACGGCCAGGTCATCCGCATCGACGGCGTCACGATCGCCGTGCGCGGCATCGACAACGGCGCCCGCCGCAGCGGCAACCAGGCGATCGCCGGCACCTTCACCACCGCGGCCGGTTCGCTGCACCAGGTCACGGTGGTCGGCACCTCGAACGAACCGCTGCACCTGCCCGACCCCGGCAATGTCGACCGCGGGATCGACCGTACGATCGAGAACTGGCGCGCCTGGTCGCGGGAGTTCAACTACGACGGCCCGTGGTCCGACGCGGTGCAGCGCAGCGCGCTCGCCCTCAAGCTCCTGATCTTCAGCCCCACCGGCGCGATCGCGGCGGCCGCCACCACCTCGCTGCCCGAGTCCCTCGCCGGCGGCAAGAACTGGGACTACCGGTTCGCCTGGGTGCGCGACCTCGCCTACACGGTGACGGCGCTCATCCGCTTCGGACTGCGCGAGGAGACGCACGGCTCGGTCTCCTGGCTGCTGCGCACGATCCGGGACAACGGCCCCGACCTGCACGTCTTCTACACGCTCGACGGCGACGTGCCGTCGGGCGTCGAAGAACACGACATGGCCGGATGGCGCGGCAACAAGCCCGTCGTCACGGGAAACCCCGCGGGCGGCCAGCTGCAGCTCGGCGTCTACGGCGACCTCTTCGACGTGATGCGGCGCTACGTCGAGGCCGGCAACATCCTCGACGCCGAGACCGGCCGGCTGCTCGCCGAGGTCGCCGACACCACCTGCGACGCCTGGCACCGGCAGGACCACGGCATGTGGGAACTGCCCGACGTGCACCACTACACCTCGTCGAAGATGGGCTGCTGGAGCGCCCTCGACAACGCCGTGAAACTCTGCGAACTCGGCCAGATCCCGGGCAGCGCCGCGCGCTGGGCCGCAGAGCGCGACGCCATCAAGGAGTGGGTGGAGGAGAACTGCTGGAGCGAGGAACGTCAGGCGTACACCTTCTACGCCGGCAGCGACGACCTCGACGCCTCGATCCTGCTGCACGGGCCGAGCGGCTTCGAGCGCGGGCCGCGCATGGCCTCGACGATCGACGCCATCCGCGACGAACTGGGCGCCGGACCGCTGCTCTACCGCTACAGCGGTGTGCAGGCGGAAGAGGCGACCTTCGTCTCGTGCGCGTTCTGGGCAGCGGCGGCACTCGCCTGCGTCGGACGCCAGGACGACGCGGTCGCCCTCATGGACGAACTCGTCGATCTCGGCAACGACGTCGGCCTGTACTCGGAGATGATCGACGCCGAATCGCACGCGTTCCTCGGCAACTTCCCCCAGGGGCTGAGCCACCTCGCGCTCGTCAACACGGCGATCACGATCGAGGAACTCAGCCGCGACTGA
- a CDS encoding SMP-30/gluconolactonase/LRE family protein — protein sequence MPSPTVFRSARAILGESLVADAASDAPAMLWCDITAGLLHRSPLDGAADGSDDGVIALPAPVASFHLADLDGARGYVVSLGDRVVLVDAAGDIVRQLAAIDHAHDGLRLNEGKVDPAGRWVTGSMDLTRGEPDGAFYSVTAEGARVIAGGIGTANGLEWSPDGTRIYYTDTSTQTIYTGAYSADGDISGVEVFHTGEMHDGLAMDAEGCLWGAVYGGGVVVRYDGAGTELERHEFPAPNLTSVAFGGGDSATLYVASARENLTEGQLQRHPLSGSVFALQTGTSGRAARVFVSRG from the coding sequence ATGCCTTCTCCGACCGTCTTTCGTTCTGCCCGCGCGATTCTCGGCGAGAGCCTGGTGGCGGATGCCGCGTCCGACGCCCCCGCCATGCTCTGGTGCGACATCACGGCGGGGCTCCTCCACCGCAGCCCGCTCGACGGCGCGGCCGACGGTTCCGACGACGGGGTCATCGCGTTGCCGGCACCGGTCGCCTCGTTCCACCTCGCCGACCTCGACGGGGCGAGGGGCTACGTCGTCTCGCTCGGCGACCGCGTCGTGCTCGTCGACGCCGCCGGGGACATCGTGCGCCAGCTGGCCGCGATCGACCACGCGCACGACGGGCTGCGGCTCAACGAGGGCAAGGTCGACCCGGCGGGCCGCTGGGTCACCGGGTCGATGGATCTCACCCGGGGCGAGCCGGACGGCGCGTTCTACTCCGTGACAGCCGAGGGGGCTCGCGTGATCGCCGGCGGCATCGGCACCGCGAACGGCCTGGAGTGGTCGCCCGACGGCACCCGCATCTACTACACCGACACGAGCACCCAGACGATCTACACCGGCGCCTACTCCGCCGACGGCGATATCTCGGGCGTCGAGGTGTTCCACACCGGCGAGATGCACGACGGACTTGCCATGGACGCCGAGGGCTGCCTGTGGGGCGCGGTCTACGGCGGCGGGGTCGTCGTGCGCTACGACGGGGCGGGAACCGAGCTCGAGCGGCACGAGTTCCCGGCGCCCAACCTCACGTCGGTGGCGTTCGGCGGCGGCGACAGCGCGACCCTCTACGTCGCGAGCGCGCGGGAGAACCTCACCGAGGGACAACTGCAGCGGCATCCGCTCTCTGGCTCGGTCTTCGCCCTGCAGACCGGAACCAGCGGGCGGGCCGCCCGGGTCTTCGTCAGTCGCGGCTGA
- a CDS encoding SDR family NAD(P)-dependent oxidoreductase codes for MDLKIAGKKALITGADSGIGWETARILLGEGVTVVISDKDQDSLDEAAAKLDAAEGTLFAFAADVTSVESIAALEKNVSGAVGDIDILVQSAGITGAQGLFHEIDDEGWTSTLEVDLMGPVRLVSAFLPALRTGGWGRLVFLASEDAVQPYDDELPYCAAKAGILALAKGLSRSYATEGLLVNAVSPAFIHTPMTDAMMEKRADKLGTDVDDAIESFLDEERPYMELKRRGEPDEVANVIAFLCSDLASFVNGSNYRVDSGSVATI; via the coding sequence ATGGATCTGAAAATCGCAGGCAAAAAAGCACTCATCACCGGCGCCGACTCGGGAATCGGCTGGGAAACCGCACGCATCCTCCTCGGCGAGGGCGTGACCGTCGTCATCAGCGACAAAGACCAGGACTCGCTCGACGAAGCGGCCGCCAAGCTCGACGCCGCCGAGGGAACGCTCTTCGCCTTCGCCGCCGACGTCACGAGCGTCGAATCGATCGCCGCGTTGGAGAAGAACGTGAGCGGTGCCGTGGGCGACATCGACATCCTCGTCCAGTCCGCGGGCATCACGGGCGCACAGGGGCTGTTTCACGAGATCGACGACGAGGGGTGGACCTCGACCCTCGAGGTCGATCTGATGGGGCCCGTACGGCTCGTGAGCGCGTTCCTTCCCGCGCTGCGGACGGGCGGCTGGGGCCGCCTCGTGTTCCTCGCCTCCGAGGACGCCGTGCAGCCGTACGACGACGAGCTGCCCTACTGCGCCGCGAAGGCCGGCATTCTCGCGCTGGCCAAGGGGCTGTCGCGCAGCTACGCCACCGAGGGCCTGCTGGTGAACGCGGTCTCCCCCGCGTTCATCCACACGCCGATGACCGACGCGATGATGGAGAAGCGTGCCGACAAGCTGGGCACCGACGTGGATGACGCGATCGAGTCGTTCCTCGACGAGGAACGCCCGTACATGGAGCTCAAGCGCCGCGGCGAGCCCGACGAGGTCGCTAACGTGATCGCGTTCCTCTGCTCGGACCTGGCCAGCTTCGTCAACGGCTCGAACTACCGCGTCGACTCGGGGTCGGTCGCGACGATCTAG
- a CDS encoding SDR family oxidoreductase — protein sequence MTSDIYSPKNPIDLYPAPPFKPQQQDDTGTAPAMDPKPDHGEESYIGHGRLAGRKALVTGADSGIGRAVAIAFAREGADVALSYLDVEQPEGDSTASWVEKAGQKAVQLPADLSDEQASIKVVDDAAEQLGGLDILVMVAGEMPTVDSIDDFDTETFDHLLRLNVHNMFWMTKAAKKHFAPGAAIITTSSVQGFHPSPALVEYAVTKAGIANFTRGMAQQLAQDGIRVNGVAPGPFWTPLQPSSVPNEKIEVFGEETPYGRPGQPAEIASTYVYLASQEASYTSGETIVVSGGEPLH from the coding sequence ATGACATCCGACATCTACAGCCCCAAAAACCCGATCGACCTCTACCCCGCACCGCCGTTCAAGCCGCAGCAGCAGGACGACACGGGCACCGCCCCGGCGATGGACCCGAAGCCCGACCACGGTGAAGAGAGCTACATCGGCCACGGACGTCTGGCCGGTCGCAAGGCACTCGTCACGGGCGCCGACTCCGGCATCGGACGTGCGGTCGCGATCGCGTTCGCGCGCGAGGGCGCCGACGTCGCCCTGAGCTACCTCGACGTGGAACAGCCCGAGGGCGACAGCACCGCGTCGTGGGTCGAGAAGGCGGGCCAGAAGGCCGTCCAGCTGCCGGCCGACCTCTCCGACGAGCAGGCCAGCATCAAGGTCGTCGACGACGCGGCCGAGCAGCTCGGCGGCCTGGACATCCTCGTGATGGTCGCGGGCGAGATGCCCACCGTCGACAGCATCGACGACTTCGACACCGAGACCTTCGACCACCTGCTGCGCCTCAACGTGCACAACATGTTCTGGATGACCAAGGCGGCAAAGAAGCACTTCGCTCCCGGCGCCGCGATCATCACGACCTCGTCGGTGCAGGGCTTCCACCCGTCGCCCGCGCTGGTCGAGTACGCGGTGACCAAGGCCGGCATCGCCAACTTCACGCGCGGAATGGCGCAGCAGCTCGCGCAGGACGGCATCCGCGTCAACGGCGTCGCACCCGGCCCGTTCTGGACGCCGCTGCAGCCGAGCTCGGTGCCGAACGAGAAGATCGAGGTCTTCGGCGAGGAGACGCCGTACGGCCGTCCCGGACAGCCGGCCGAGATCGCCTCGACCTACGTGTACCTCGCCTCGCAGGAGGCCAGCTACACGAGCGGCGAGACCATCGTCGTGAGCGGCGGAGAGCCGCTGCACTAG
- a CDS encoding response regulator: MTVGSDTGVIDRIDASFPSPRPNRVLVIDEEEPLTNLLTLALTFEGWQVETLANGTGAVEAATRFAPDAILLDMMLPDLSGIEVVTGLRESGIDTPVIFLTGRTALEDRIAAFGAGGDDYMTKPFGLEEVTRRLRGVFRRSGLAPTSLVFGDVVLDTATSQVWRARQPVLLSSLEVQLLRVLIERRGEPVDGTGIIRSLGFSGHTVVDSAAARAVESVRTKVNADGAPVVHVRGGSAWLAEVDRKS; encoded by the coding sequence GTGACCGTCGGATCCGACACCGGCGTGATCGACCGCATCGACGCGTCCTTCCCGTCGCCGCGACCGAACCGGGTGCTCGTCATCGACGAGGAGGAACCGCTCACCAACCTGCTGACCCTCGCCCTCACCTTCGAGGGCTGGCAGGTCGAGACACTGGCGAACGGCACGGGCGCCGTCGAGGCCGCGACCCGTTTCGCCCCCGACGCGATCCTGCTCGACATGATGCTGCCCGACCTGAGCGGCATCGAGGTCGTCACGGGCCTGCGCGAGAGCGGCATCGACACCCCCGTCATCTTCCTCACCGGCCGCACCGCCTTGGAGGACCGCATCGCCGCCTTCGGCGCGGGCGGCGACGACTACATGACCAAGCCGTTCGGCCTCGAGGAGGTCACCCGCCGGTTGCGCGGCGTCTTCCGCCGCAGCGGACTCGCGCCGACCAGCCTGGTCTTCGGCGACGTCGTGCTCGATACCGCCACGAGCCAGGTCTGGCGCGCCCGCCAGCCCGTGCTGTTGTCGAGCCTCGAGGTGCAACTGCTGCGCGTGCTCATCGAGCGGCGCGGCGAACCGGTCGACGGCACCGGCATCATCCGCAGCCTCGGGTTCTCCGGCCACACGGTCGTCGACTCCGCGGCCGCTCGGGCGGTCGAGAGCGTCAGGACGAAAGTGAATGCGGATGGCGCGCCCGTCGTCCACGTACGGGGCGGTTCCGCGTGGCTAGCCGAGGTCGACCGCAAAAGCTAG
- a CDS encoding Ig-like domain repeat protein: MASAPAANAATSSAHTMALTVVVAIPADKSTSDNTWTTARMRSLLASADSYWTAETQGSVVIPVPSAITVVRTAARSTDSAKSVLATVASEIGFTQGAYKTLVVFTPATSVISASGASVAAATYGNSTENGGQIIVSAKPKTDTVLANIVTHEFGHLFSIGHANRLGCGDGHVDSLPAANGKGWQNTTCATVEYDDNNDVMSNGYARGALNSVLASEAGFTKATDVLTVTPTATATSYTLLPWADDTITTAKAIRITDSSTGIPFYVELRTAVGLDSADAVGVRAGVKILKANSAGGGSVTLDPTPTLKKLNTDGKQTWDAGSTFVNASQTLGVTITNVSATRATVSVVRLTPQTAAAYQAKADAATPQVTATASTTASYYGTAGTLTIVSRDAKGAAITGTVAVSEGSTAIATATITSTGTATVTIPKTATAGVHHYTLVHSVPGVRSGSVALTVAKATPTLAATASATTVTAGTAGATTAITLTIPTNIPLSGTVTVTKDGAAAGSLSLTSASKGSASYAVGALTAGKHTLTFSYAGAGNTLPAKSSVVITAVDAANAASVTATSAGASTYYANQGTLAITAKNGKGVGVAGTVTVYEGSTKVGAVAVPATGTASFALPKTVSAGTHTYRLVHSTTAVQSGSVSHTVAKAKSTTVARATATVIAAGDTTAAVKVSATIPGVGLVGTVTVADNGAAGKPIALNAANKGTGTFALGSLTAGKHTLVFSYTGGANTTPSSATVVVTVK, translated from the coding sequence GTGGCCTCCGCGCCCGCCGCGAACGCCGCCACGTCGAGCGCCCACACCATGGCGCTCACCGTCGTCGTCGCGATCCCTGCCGACAAGTCGACAAGTGACAACACCTGGACTACCGCGCGGATGCGCAGTCTGCTCGCCAGCGCCGACAGCTACTGGACCGCAGAGACCCAGGGCAGCGTCGTCATCCCCGTGCCGAGCGCCATCACGGTCGTGCGCACCGCCGCGAGGTCCACGGACTCGGCGAAGAGCGTTCTCGCCACGGTCGCCTCCGAGATCGGGTTCACCCAGGGCGCGTACAAGACGCTCGTCGTGTTCACCCCGGCCACCAGCGTCATCTCGGCGAGCGGCGCGTCGGTCGCAGCGGCCACCTACGGTAACAGCACCGAGAACGGCGGACAGATCATCGTCAGCGCGAAGCCGAAGACCGACACCGTGCTCGCCAACATCGTGACCCACGAGTTCGGCCACCTGTTCAGCATCGGCCACGCCAACCGCCTCGGCTGCGGCGACGGCCACGTCGACTCGCTGCCCGCCGCGAACGGCAAGGGCTGGCAGAACACCACCTGCGCGACCGTCGAGTACGACGACAACAACGACGTCATGTCGAACGGCTACGCACGCGGCGCACTGAACTCCGTGCTGGCGAGCGAGGCCGGCTTCACCAAGGCCACCGACGTCCTCACCGTCACGCCGACCGCCACGGCCACCAGCTACACGCTGCTCCCGTGGGCGGACGACACGATCACCACCGCCAAGGCCATCCGCATCACCGACAGCAGCACCGGCATCCCGTTCTACGTCGAACTGCGTACTGCGGTCGGCCTCGACTCCGCCGACGCCGTGGGCGTGCGCGCCGGCGTGAAGATACTCAAGGCCAACAGCGCCGGCGGCGGGTCCGTCACACTCGACCCGACCCCGACCCTGAAGAAGCTCAACACCGACGGCAAGCAGACCTGGGACGCGGGCAGCACCTTCGTCAACGCCTCCCAGACCCTCGGCGTGACGATCACCAACGTCAGCGCCACCCGCGCCACGGTCTCCGTCGTCAGGCTCACCCCGCAGACCGCAGCCGCGTACCAGGCGAAGGCCGACGCCGCGACGCCCCAGGTCACGGCCACCGCCTCCACCACCGCCAGCTACTACGGCACGGCGGGCACCCTGACGATCGTCTCCCGCGATGCCAAGGGCGCCGCGATCACGGGCACCGTCGCCGTCTCCGAGGGATCGACAGCGATCGCCACCGCGACGATCACGAGCACCGGCACCGCGACCGTCACCATTCCGAAGACCGCCACCGCCGGCGTCCATCACTACACTCTCGTGCACTCCGTCCCGGGTGTGCGATCCGGTTCCGTCGCCCTCACCGTCGCCAAGGCGACACCCACCTTGGCCGCCACCGCATCCGCGACAACGGTCACGGCCGGCACGGCGGGCGCCACGACGGCGATCACGCTCACGATTCCCACGAACATCCCGCTGTCCGGCACGGTCACGGTGACGAAGGATGGCGCGGCCGCCGGCTCGCTCAGCCTGACCAGCGCGAGCAAGGGTTCCGCCAGCTACGCCGTCGGAGCACTCACCGCGGGCAAGCACACGCTGACCTTCTCCTACGCCGGCGCCGGGAACACTCTGCCCGCGAAGTCCAGCGTCGTGATCACCGCGGTCGACGCGGCGAACGCGGCCAGCGTCACCGCCACGTCGGCGGGAGCCTCCACCTACTATGCGAACCAGGGCACCCTCGCCATCACGGCCAAGAACGGCAAGGGTGTCGGCGTCGCCGGCACCGTCACCGTCTACGAGGGGTCCACGAAGGTCGGCGCCGTCGCGGTCCCCGCCACGGGCACAGCGAGCTTCGCCCTGCCGAAGACCGTGTCGGCGGGCACCCACACCTACCGCCTCGTGCACTCCACCACCGCCGTGCAGTCGGGGAGCGTCAGCCACACGGTCGCGAAGGCGAAGTCGACGACGGTCGCGAGGGCCACCGCCACGGTGATCGCCGCGGGCGACACGACCGCCGCCGTCAAGGTCTCCGCGACGATCCCGGGCGTCGGCCTGGTCGGCACCGTGACCGTGGCAGACAACGGAGCGGCCGGAAAGCCCATCGCCCTGAACGCCGCCAATAAGGGCACCGGCACCTTCGCCCTCGGCTCGCTCACGGCGGGCAAGCACACGCTGGTGTTCAGCTACACCGGCGGGGCGAACACGACGCCGTCGTCCGCGACTGTCGTCGTCACCGTGAAGTAG